A stretch of the Bdellovibrio sp. 22V genome encodes the following:
- a CDS encoding methyltransferase domain-containing protein: MKIHKHLVETVISALDEVFEQGQYADKVIQRNLKAQKQWGSRDRRFFAETVYEIVRWERLLSYLADDNDFWKIWGAYWVRQGHELPQWDELEGLSAQQVLARQKDIPSFAVAQSIPNWMDERLAQELGAEYKDVVRALNQPAEVFLRTNILKTTPDELLKTLADAGISATKVSPDLPHALKLTERKNVFITEPFKKGLFEVQDAASQMVVPLLDVQPGHRVVDACAGAGGKSLHMASLMKNKGKIISLDIHEWKLKELKVRARRDGVDVIETRVIDSSKVIKRMSQTADRVLLDVPCSGMGVLRRNPDSKWKLTNDEISRLQQLQYEILTTYSDMTKKGGKMVYATCSLLPSENEKQIEKFMAEHGEHWTLLKQIHLRPDKEGYDGFYAALLERR, translated from the coding sequence TTGAAAATTCATAAACATCTCGTAGAAACAGTGATCTCGGCCCTTGATGAAGTCTTTGAACAAGGGCAATACGCCGACAAAGTGATTCAAAGAAATTTGAAAGCGCAAAAACAATGGGGCTCTCGCGACCGTCGTTTTTTTGCGGAGACTGTCTATGAGATTGTGCGTTGGGAACGCCTTCTTAGTTATTTAGCGGATGACAATGATTTCTGGAAAATCTGGGGAGCTTACTGGGTTCGTCAAGGGCACGAGCTTCCGCAATGGGATGAACTGGAAGGTTTGTCGGCGCAACAAGTTTTGGCTCGGCAAAAAGACATCCCTTCATTCGCCGTGGCGCAGTCGATTCCAAACTGGATGGACGAGCGTTTGGCGCAAGAGTTGGGAGCGGAATACAAAGATGTCGTGCGTGCTTTGAACCAACCGGCGGAAGTTTTCTTGCGCACGAATATTTTGAAAACAACTCCGGATGAATTACTGAAGACTTTGGCAGATGCAGGAATTTCTGCAACGAAAGTGTCGCCGGATTTGCCGCACGCCTTGAAACTCACGGAAAGAAAAAATGTTTTCATCACCGAACCTTTCAAAAAAGGTCTTTTCGAAGTGCAAGACGCCGCTTCACAAATGGTGGTGCCTCTTTTGGATGTGCAACCGGGTCATCGCGTCGTCGATGCTTGCGCCGGCGCCGGAGGCAAGAGTCTGCACATGGCTTCCTTGATGAAGAACAAAGGGAAAATTATTTCTTTGGACATTCATGAGTGGAAACTGAAAGAACTCAAAGTGCGCGCTCGCCGCGACGGTGTGGATGTGATTGAAACGCGTGTGATTGACTCCAGCAAAGTCATCAAACGTATGAGTCAAACGGCGGATCGCGTGTTGTTGGATGTACCTTGTTCCGGCATGGGCGTTCTGCGCCGTAATCCTGATTCAAAATGGAAGCTGACTAACGATGAGATCTCGCGCTTGCAACAGCTGCAGTATGAAATTCTTACGACTTATTCGGATATGACGAAAAAAGGCGGGAAGATGGTCTATGCGACGTGCAGCCTTCTGCCGAGTGAGAATGAAAAGCAGATTGAAAAATTCATGGCCGAGCACGGAGAGCACTGGACTTTGCTCAAGCAAATTCACCTTCGTCCAGATAAAGAAGGTTACGACGGCTTCTATGCCGCTCTTCTTGAAAGACGATAG
- the nrdR gene encoding transcriptional regulator NrdR, translating to MKCPFCGHADDRVLDTRVQKDGSIRRRRECLECKARFSTVETIMLAFPFIIKKDGRREPFSKEKILKGLQAACQKRPVSLAQIDAVVERIASWVVNRGESEISSRLIGKKVMAELKQLDDVAYVRFASVYRTFKDVQEFVETLEDAELLDFVDANNPQLSLTAMNFVENEKKPNNETDSKTTSPRTRTPNPFSN from the coding sequence ATGAAATGCCCATTTTGTGGACATGCTGATGACCGGGTTCTAGATACTCGCGTGCAAAAAGACGGAAGCATCCGTCGTCGTCGCGAATGTCTGGAATGCAAGGCGCGTTTCTCGACAGTCGAGACCATCATGTTGGCCTTCCCGTTCATCATCAAAAAAGACGGTCGCCGCGAACCTTTCAGCAAAGAAAAAATCCTTAAAGGACTTCAAGCTGCCTGCCAAAAACGTCCTGTGAGTTTGGCACAGATTGATGCTGTCGTGGAAAGAATCGCTTCTTGGGTTGTGAACCGCGGAGAAAGCGAAATCTCTTCCCGTCTTATCGGCAAAAAGGTTATGGCCGAACTCAAGCAACTGGATGACGTGGCTTACGTTCGCTTTGCCAGCGTGTACAGAACCTTCAAAGACGTGCAAGAGTTTGTGGAGACTCTTGAGGACGCTGAACTGCTTGATTTTGTCGATGCAAATAATCCACAATTAAGTCTCACAGCGATGAACTTTGTAGAAAACGAAAAGAAGCCGAATAATGAAACTGACAGCAAGACGACAAGCCCGCGAACTCGCACTCCAAATCCTTTTTCAAACTGA
- the nusB gene encoding transcription antitermination factor NusB, whose product MKLTARRQARELALQILFQTEFAPQISYQTFLDVFEQSLDPEVISYADLLVTGVQQNKAAIDSKIQASSAHWKVERMATIDRNILRVAVYEMKFSHEPIKENIAINEAVEIAKKYGTTESASFVNGLLDQVSKVH is encoded by the coding sequence ATGAAACTGACAGCAAGACGACAAGCCCGCGAACTCGCACTCCAAATCCTTTTTCAAACTGAGTTCGCTCCTCAGATCAGTTACCAAACTTTCCTAGACGTGTTCGAGCAAAGCCTTGATCCTGAAGTGATCAGCTATGCCGACCTGCTTGTGACAGGCGTGCAACAGAACAAAGCGGCTATTGATTCTAAAATCCAAGCATCCAGCGCCCACTGGAAAGTCGAGCGCATGGCAACGATCGATCGTAACATTTTACGTGTCGCGGTTTACGAAATGAAATTCTCGCACGAGCCGATCAAAGAAAACATCGCGATCAACGAAGCTGTAGAGATCGCGAAAAAATACGGCACGACAGAATCTGCAAGCTTCGTAAACGGCCTTCTTGATCAAGTAAGCAAGGTGCACTGA
- a CDS encoding GTP cyclohydrolase has product MEKLSQTLVSKITMLQRRFESFLDNDFESKVEETDRKQAPFEASRDLALVRGLSHGLPEDHIDRAIVVFSRLALLFDAGILLENNDGQWRAQASFYKGASQLLKNNAKMIVKVPEMTMMSILRTDSQAMLEKLHLQHLDPENKTTCLLMKASPDFAFLLFSEMADLWLKEHIENVRRALINGFAD; this is encoded by the coding sequence ATGGAAAAATTGTCGCAAACTTTAGTTTCAAAAATCACCATGTTGCAAAGACGTTTCGAGTCTTTCTTGGACAATGATTTTGAAAGCAAAGTGGAAGAGACCGATCGCAAACAAGCGCCTTTCGAAGCATCCCGCGATCTGGCTTTGGTGCGCGGCCTTTCTCACGGTTTACCTGAAGATCACATTGATCGCGCGATTGTCGTGTTCTCGCGTCTTGCTTTGCTTTTTGATGCCGGCATACTTTTGGAAAACAACGACGGGCAATGGCGCGCGCAAGCGTCTTTTTACAAAGGCGCGTCTCAGCTTCTTAAAAACAACGCAAAGATGATCGTGAAAGTTCCCGAGATGACGATGATGTCGATTCTGCGCACGGACTCCCAAGCAATGCTTGAAAAACTTCATCTACAACATTTAGATCCTGAAAATAAAACGACATGCTTGCTGATGAAAGCGAGTCCCGATTTCGCATTCTTATTGTTTTCAGAGATGGCGGATTTGTGGTTGAAAGAACATATCGAAAACGTGCGTCGCGCATTGATTAATGGATTTGCCGACTAA
- a CDS encoding pyruvate, water dikinase regulatory protein, whose protein sequence is MTDGGSNTYTIYILSDSTGETAATMIRAALVQYSTKDINIIRCKNVRTETQAEAVIEECFERRGMLAYTVASQHLRAKIREMASGKGIPHYDLLGPLLSTLDTFFGEHSEDQVGALRAVDERYFKRIEAIEYTVKHDDGKTFAELDKADIVLVGISRTSKTPLSIFLSHKGWKVANVPLVLDTPLPEELFKIDQRRVVGLIIDMDSLQRIRKSRLEKFGQDPGGSYASMSHIAKEIEYAEKIFKQNRRWPVFNVTERALEETASEIVRIIAARLGLPDSVIF, encoded by the coding sequence ATGACTGACGGCGGTTCTAACACCTACACGATTTATATTCTCTCGGACAGTACTGGCGAAACGGCGGCGACGATGATTCGTGCGGCGCTTGTGCAGTATTCAACCAAAGACATCAATATCATTCGTTGTAAAAACGTGCGCACAGAAACCCAAGCCGAAGCCGTCATTGAGGAATGTTTCGAGCGTCGCGGAATGCTCGCATATACGGTGGCAAGCCAGCATTTGCGCGCAAAGATTCGCGAAATGGCGTCAGGCAAAGGCATTCCTCATTATGATTTGCTGGGGCCTTTACTTTCCACTTTAGATACTTTCTTTGGCGAGCACTCCGAGGACCAAGTGGGTGCTTTGCGTGCCGTGGATGAGCGTTACTTCAAGCGTATTGAAGCCATTGAGTACACAGTGAAACACGACGACGGAAAAACGTTTGCAGAGCTGGATAAAGCCGACATCGTTTTAGTCGGCATTTCCCGTACAAGTAAAACGCCTTTGTCGATCTTCCTCAGTCATAAAGGCTGGAAGGTCGCGAATGTCCCGTTGGTGTTGGATACACCCCTGCCAGAAGAGTTATTTAAGATTGATCAGCGCCGCGTGGTTGGACTGATTATCGATATGGATTCACTACAAAGAATTCGTAAAAGTCGATTGGAAAAATTCGGGCAAGATCCCGGCGGCTCTTACGCTTCGATGAGCCACATCGCCAAAGAGATCGAATACGCCGAGAAAATATTCAAACAAAACCGCCGCTGGCCTGTCTTCAACGTGACAGAACGCGCTTTGGAAGAAACCGCGAGTGAAATCGTGCGTATCATCGCGGCTCGTTTGGGTCTTCCTGACAGCGTGATCTTTTAA
- a CDS encoding TIGR02147 family protein, which produces MEPSREKRKKVTATNFRSLLQAELVERCRFNPSYSLRAFARSLRVEPSALSQMINGKRPITEKMKLRLGSALGLSVEQIRRLPVSEQEESFNSHEPQKQSLDEFALISDWYHYAILELTHVFDFKPESGWISRRLGITKSEANIAIERLFRMNLLRKEKSHHWVETSENGELTHLTPAQTSDAARKYQIQLLELSQRTVQEVELTQRNHTSATFCFDAADMTEAVKRITEFRRAFAREFRRPKNGKEVYQMQISFFPLTTKK; this is translated from the coding sequence ATGGAACCTTCCCGGGAAAAACGTAAAAAGGTCACCGCGACCAACTTCAGAAGTCTTCTGCAGGCTGAGCTTGTGGAAAGATGCCGCTTTAACCCCAGCTACTCTTTAAGGGCCTTTGCGCGCTCCTTGCGTGTAGAGCCGTCGGCGTTGTCCCAAATGATTAATGGCAAGCGTCCTATCACAGAGAAAATGAAGCTGCGCCTGGGGTCTGCCTTGGGGCTTTCGGTTGAGCAAATTCGTCGTCTACCAGTCTCTGAACAAGAAGAGTCATTCAACTCGCATGAACCTCAAAAGCAAAGTTTGGACGAGTTTGCCCTGATTTCGGATTGGTATCATTACGCGATATTAGAACTGACTCACGTGTTTGATTTTAAACCGGAGTCGGGATGGATTAGTCGCCGCTTGGGAATCACTAAGTCGGAAGCAAATATTGCGATCGAACGTTTGTTTCGCATGAACTTACTCCGCAAAGAGAAAAGCCATCACTGGGTGGAAACTTCGGAAAATGGAGAGTTGACGCATTTAACTCCGGCGCAAACTTCGGATGCAGCAAGAAAATATCAAATTCAGCTTCTTGAGCTTTCCCAAAGAACCGTGCAAGAGGTCGAGTTAACTCAGCGTAATCATACGTCAGCGACCTTCTGTTTTGACGCCGCCGACATGACAGAGGCCGTAAAAAGAATTACGGAATTCCGCCGCGCTTTTGCACGGGAATTCCGTCGTCCTAAAAACGGCAAAGAAGTTTATCAAATGCAGATTAGTTTTTTTCCTTTAACCACAAAAAAATGA